CGACTTCTAAAGGAAGTGAACCACGTCGTGATTGGCCAGCACAAGGTCGTCGAGGAGTTGATGATCTCGCTGCTGGCAGGCGGACATTGTCTGCTGGTAGGAGTTCCGGGGCTGGCTAAGACACTCATCGTCCACACCCTGGCTGACACACTGAACCTCTCGTTCAACCGAGTGCAGTTCACGCCCGACCTGATGCCCGCCGACATCACCGGGACCGACGTGATTCAGGAAGATAAAATCACCGGCAACCGCGATTTCAAATTCCTGGCAGGCCCCGTGTTTGCCAACGTGGTTCTCGCGGACGAGATTAACCGTACGCCTCCCAAAACACAGGCAGCCCTGCTGGAAGCAATGCAGGAGCACCAGGTCACCGCGGGGGGACGTAAACACAAACTGCCGGTTCCGTTTTTTGTGCTCGCGACACAAAACCCGATCGAACAGGAAGGCACCTATCCGTTGCCTGAAGCACAGCTCGACCGGTTCATGTTTGAAATCAAGGTCGAGTATCCCACCGAGGAAGAAGAGTTTGCCATCGTCAGGCAGACGACCTCGGATGAATCTTACGCGATCAAAAAAATTCTCGAACTGGATGAGCTGCTTTCTTTTCAGTCGCTGGTCCGTCGTGTTCCCGTGGCCGATCATGTGATCCGGTATGCGATGCAGTTCGCCCGCATGACGCGCATCATTGCCACCGACGATGCCCAGGCGGCAGACATTCCCGATTTCATTCGCGAATATGTCAGCTGGGGTGCCGGCCCCCGCGCCAGCCAGAACCTGGTCCTGGGTGCTAAAGCCCGGGCGATTCTGCATGGCAGGCTGTATGTGAGCACCGACGATGTGCGTGCGGTTGCACATCCGGTACTCCGGCATCGCATCATCACCAATTTCAATGCGGAAGCCGACGGGATGTCTCCCGATAAAATCGTCGATCGCCTGATTGAACTCATCCCCGTCGATTCCTCGCAGGAAAAACTGGATGGACGATTACCACAAGTATTTAGATCCGCAGACGCTCGCTAAAGTTCAGAATCTGGACCTGGCGGCACGTCAGATTGTGGAAGGCTATGTTTCAGGGTCCCACAAGAGCCCCTTTCACGGCTTCTCCGCCGAGTTTGCACAGCACCGGGAATACGCGGTGGGGGATGACCTGCGTTATGTCGACTGGAAGGTCTATGCCAAGTCGGACCGCTACTATCTGAAACAGTTTGAAGCCGAGACCAACTTCACCTGTTACCTGCTGCTCGACTGCAGCGAATCGATGCGCTACAAGTCCGCGGATGCGGCTCTGTCCAAGTGGGAGTATGGTCGGCTGGTCGCCGCTGCCCTGGCATACGTCGTGATCAAGCAACAGGACGCCGCGGGATTGTGTACCGTCAGCGACAAGGTAAATGATTTTCTCCGCCCCGCCAGCCAGCCGACTCATCTGAAACAGATTTATTACACGCTCGAAAACACACCTGTCGCCGGAGAATCCGGCTTGGGCAAGGTCTTCCACGAACTGGCCGAACGCATCAACCGC
This DNA window, taken from Gimesia sp., encodes the following:
- a CDS encoding MoxR family ATPase; this translates as MEASDLEAVENLHQAYERLLKEVNHVVIGQHKVVEELMISLLAGGHCLLVGVPGLAKTLIVHTLADTLNLSFNRVQFTPDLMPADITGTDVIQEDKITGNRDFKFLAGPVFANVVLADEINRTPPKTQAALLEAMQEHQVTAGGRKHKLPVPFFVLATQNPIEQEGTYPLPEAQLDRFMFEIKVEYPTEEEEFAIVRQTTSDESYAIKKILELDELLSFQSLVRRVPVADHVIRYAMQFARMTRIIATDDAQAADIPDFIREYVSWGAGPRASQNLVLGAKARAILHGRLYVSTDDVRAVAHPVLRHRIITNFNAEADGMSPDKIVDRLIELIPVDSSQEKLDGRLPQVFRSADAR
- a CDS encoding DUF58 domain-containing protein, producing MDDYHKYLDPQTLAKVQNLDLAARQIVEGYVSGSHKSPFHGFSAEFAQHREYAVGDDLRYVDWKVYAKSDRYYLKQFEAETNFTCYLLLDCSESMRYKSADAALSKWEYGRLVAAALAYVVIKQQDAAGLCTVSDKVNDFLRPASQPTHLKQIYYTLENTPVAGESGLGKVFHELAERINRRSLIIIISDLFDDIESVLLGLKHFRHRKHDVSLLQVIDPAEQDFPFQEPVLFHGLENLPEQMVEPRALKKAYQDEFEKFLKTVQRGCRDLKLDYSLIRTDQSLDVALSAFLSHRQSRVGS